From a single Nematostella vectensis chromosome 3, jaNemVect1.1, whole genome shotgun sequence genomic region:
- the LOC5504265 gene encoding uncharacterized protein LOC5504265 isoform X4, protein MVHTMYLVAAVCFKAAKRPRPRRKGTDSTEESGVYLSTQTSQSEDVLALQVDTRDNSSRDTYVTDSESEFIEWENDINIGEDGYSTGDNIENYLENIHLQLNENGELYMGVLYVREQPGWHKRWMTITDRCLKCFKYRTDEKMLFEIPLQNAKIIPTDRKRSRMFPITLSIPRLKDAITVATTEEQSRQEWIYVINHVIRNLNDGDLSLECLEAQRKISFSTLVRSSGDHSETTSKQNKSSDVKLCDDMNAVRLDAPSDVHKRRTWHGVNEMGETYPPLRVRVTGDESPEMDSSLSPGLAEEESFKELQECLPDILQRPNTSSANRRQSAGTKSKSLSFNNELDLRMRSTSDLSAHPRIKRHGSLANSLSSKAAKVKSKISSSFFKKGKKDDRAQREAGGSTTTFSGYLSRKKGHSWKNRWCVVKDHSLQCYKDFGVGLAELELTLAGCKVTMVPEGEGERPFVFILTADKEDLQFAAENDAELEEWIMVLDSEAKWIEEQTQAALQQEDDSHLTRLSSQDTPEETRKNEGTETHPKRSGESSPRKDSKHHGLPKRNSMLGALAHKFGKGKTKHSSDAKALHDAHHGVEDGVVAVARAQGDAAEDEEDMLSEGPIMEGTLYRQVEQNWLSCSVRLSRHALYMRDESATVFKCSLANCIVLDCSDTEPLMMVVRRSAGEPVYLKANTETDFMEWKETISAAVLTPPSTTKRPLTEENSFDEDPQSKVSWRAQIGGDSFDSVFSREADRSSNAASLPSTPVSPIVMDSCPSPRPSTAGDVESVESEDDFKPKATFPIHRSRSAGGIDRLRPQSAIHSGRDRRRGSPLRRTISNALAALDLSPKKRRSKTFAGLGIAASLLFGIKHTSCLHFRNSTGMWKKRWGVLQQGKLHFFDNVDDVSPTLTIPLKECKVARVQLIGKPFAFELKIPSENMECCLATDNDLDVTKWIELLQLESCGYDSTEQSGLDLLNGIVPQLKQQSYRNESKPDVALSSKLADTKNNNNVRSASLLELRRIREAMSPDQGNLTKRTGHESSPNLNQQKATSLEEVLNLLQEQQMLQSLGQTRYVKVKKARTNWKKSAAAILKEQGSHPNSDTSDRKKESSVEEERLSEAGSDSHAKKRATSIVSLSSDISEERFTGKDALDRYERLAEEEKVKALKAETLLRKRRNSLNLEKEVLEKKIEKINEKKGTVKKLLGKEQVVADKDEIIRTQKRLKEVTVKLADVEHDIKQSKTKEAEIMGSINELKTKSARDFPVKRESVCHRATPEERRAMFKHSPQGSISSHESFDDSTDHLKSSTASLDTGLKRKGSKKQASLVALEEELKKISPMGGRKVPGRKRISFSSEGSVDDASPPSARRGLDKRDSSSSDGSLQGYERFNSFSSEAAEGRRRKLTSPSPKKTEVFNVAVDIPCRRTSSSSLADGSSYKGSDHRPSLITALSQIKDFEDFLASTKQ, encoded by the exons ATGGTACATACGATGTATCTCGTCGCTGCGGTGTGTTTCAAG GCCGCGAAGAGGCCCAGACCTCGGCGCAAAGGTACAGACAGTACCGAGGAAAGTGGCGTATATCTCAGCACTCAAACCTCCCAATCAGAGGACGTCTTAGCACTTCAGGTCGACACTCGAGATAACTCATCACGCGACACTTATGTTACAGACTCCGAGAGCGAGTTCATCGAATGGGAGAACGACATAAACATCGGCGAAGACGGTTATAGTACGGGGGATAATATCGAGAACTACTTGGAGAACATTCACTTGCAACTGAATGAGAATGGGGAGCTTTACATGGGTGTGTTGTATGTTAGAGAGCAACCAGGCTGGCACAAGCGCTGGATGACTATCACCGATCGTTGCCTTAAGTGCTTCAAATACAGAACTGACGAGAAGATGTTATTCGAGATACCGCTACAAAACGCTAAGATAATCCCTACAGACCGCAAGCGCAGTAGAATGTTTCCCATAACACTCTCGATACCGAGACTTAAGGACGCCATAACGGTTGCCACTACGGAGGAGCAATCGCGTCAGGAATGGATTTATGTTATAAACCACGTTATTAGAAACCTCAATGATGGAGATCTCTCCTTAGAGTGCCTGGAAGCACAGCGAAAAATCTCCTTCAGTACGTTAGTACGGTCTAGCGGTGATCATTCGGAAACTACATCGAAGCAAAATAAATCTTCGGACGTTAAATTATGTGACGATATGAATGCCGTCCGGTTGGACGCACCGTCCGACGTGCACAAGCGCCGGACGTGGCATGGGGTAAATGAGATGGGCGAGACTTATCCACCGCTAAGGGTGAGAGTGACAGGTGACGAGTCACCGGAAATGGACTCTTCGTTGTCGCCAGGCTTGGCGGAAGAGGAATCGTTTAAGGAACTGCAAGAG TGTCTCCCGGACATTCTTCAGCGGCCAAACACCTCATCCGCAAACAGACGACAAAGCGCGGGAACTAAGAGCAAAAGCCTTTCGTTCAATAATGAGCTTGATCTCCGAATGCGATCGACCTCGGACCTGTCCGCTCATCCGCGCATCAAAAGACATGGCTCCCTGGCGAACTCGCTCTCCTCCAAGGCTGCCAAGGTTAAGTCCAAGATTTCGAGCTCTTTCTTCAAGAAGG GCAAAAAAGACGACAGAGCGCAGCGTGAGGCCGGTGGCAGCACCACCACATTTTCTGGGTACCTGTCCAGGAAAAAAGGGCATTCCTGGAAAAACagatggtgtgtagtgaaggATCACAGTTTGCAGTGCTACAAGGATTTTGGTGTCGGCCTGGCAGAACTCGAGCTGACGTTAGCAGGGTGCAAGGTGACAATGGTccctgagggggagggggagaggccATTTGTGTTTATACTCACTGCCGATAAAGAGGATCTGCAGTTTGCCGCTGAAAATGACGCCGAGCTTGAGGAGTGGATTATGGTGCTCGATAGCGAGGCTAAGTGGATCGAGGAGCAGACGCAAG CAGCTCTTCAGCAAGAAGACGACTCTCATCTTACTAGACTCTCTTCTCAAGACACTCCGGAAGAAACTCGCAAAAACGAGGGCACAGAGACACACCCCAAGCGATCTGGCGAGTCCTCTCCTCGAAAAGACTCCAAACACCACGGTCTCCCCAAGCGCAATTCCATGCTTGGCGCACTTGCGCACAAGTTCGGTAAAGGGAAGACTAAACATTCGTCCGATGCCAAGGCATTACATGATGCACATCACGGTGTTGAAGACGGAGTTGTGGCCGTGGCCAGGGCTCAAGGCGATG CTGCAGAAGACGAGGAAGACATGTTGAGCGAAGGGCCAATAATGGAGGGTACCCTCTATCGTCAAGTGGAACAAAATTGGCTTTCTTGCTCG GTACGGCTCAGTCGTCACGCGCTGTACATGAGAGATGAATCAGCAACAGTGTTCAAGTGTAGCCTCGCCAACTGCATTGTACTGGACTGTTCTGACACCGAACCCTTAATGATGGTTGTTAGGAGAAGTGCTGGTGAACCCGTCTATCTCAAAGCCAACACGGAGACAG ATTTCATGGAATGGAAAGAAACAATATCAGCAGCAGTTCTGACGCCGCCATCAACGACCAAGCGCCCGCTGACTGAAGAAAACTCCTTCGATGAAGATCCTCAATCAAAGGTTTCTTGGCGCGCCCAGATAGGTGGCGACTCTTTTGACAGTGTGTTCAGTAGAGAAGCGGACAGGTCGAGTAACGCCGCGAGTCTGCCATCGACCCCAGTGTCGCCGATAGTCATGGACTCCTGCCCTTCGCCACGG CCGTCGACCGCAGGTGATGTTGAAAGCGTAGAGAGCGAAGATGATTTCAAGCCGAAGGCTACATTCCCAATTCACCGATCACGGTCCGCTGGTGGCATTGACAGGCTTCGCCCCCAATCCGCGATTCACTCG GGCCGAGATCGCAGGAGAGGCAGTCCACTACGCCGCACGATCTCCAACGCGCTGGCGGCGCTTGACCTCTCACCCAAGAAGCGCCGCAGTAAGACTTTCGCAGGTCTCGGAATTGCCGCCTCACTTTTATTCGGGATCAAGCACACTTCATGTCTGCACTTCCGTAACAGCACGGGCATGTGGAAGAAGCGCTGGGGAGTACTACAACAAGGGAAATTGCACTTCTTTGACAATGTGGACGACGTGTCACCGACTCTTACCATCCCGCTGAAAGAGTGTAAGGTTGCGCGCGTGCAGTTGATAGGGAAGCCGTTCGCGTTTGAGTTAAAGATCCCTTCGGAGAATATGGAATGCTGCTTAGCCACCGACAACGACCTAGACGTGACTAAGTGGATAGAGCTGCTGCAACTGGAGTCTTGCGG ATATGACTCCACGGAGCAGAGCGGGCTTGATCTTCTTAACGGCATTGTACCTCAACTCAAACAACAAAGCTACCGCAATGAGTCTAAACCAGACGTTGCACTTAGTAGCAAGCTGGCCGACActaagaacaacaacaacgtgAGGTCGGCATCCCTTCTAGAGCTGCGTAGAATCCGAGAAGCGATGTCCCCCGACCAGGGCAATTTGACGAAGCGAACCGGTCACGAAAGCTCTCCTAATCTAAATCAACAAAAAGCAACCTCCTTAGAGGAAGTATTGAACTTGTTACAGGAGCAGCAAATGCTTCAGAGCCTTGGGCAGACGCGCTACGTTAAGGTAAAGAAAGCGAGAACAAACTGGAAAAAGTCTGCTGCGGCCATTCTCAAGGAACAAGGGTCTCATCCGAATTCAGATACCTCTGATAGGAAAAAAGAGTCTAGTGTCGAGGAGGAGAGGCTGAGTGAAGCGGGAAGTGATTCACATGCGAAGAAGAGAGCAACCTCGATAGTGTCTTTATCGTCTGATATCTCTGAGGAAAGGTTTACTGGTAAAGATGCACTGGACAGATACGAGAGATTAGCAGAAGAAGAAAAGGTGAAAGCTCTCAAGGCGGAAACTCTCTTGCGTAAACGACGTAATTCATTAAACTTAGAAAAAGAAGTTCTCGAAAAAAAGATCGAAAAGATCAACGAGAAGAAAGGCACCGTAAAGAAGTTACTTGGCAAAGAGCAAGTCGTCGCCGACAAAGATGAAATTATTCGCACGCAAAAGAGACTTAAAGAGGTGACAGTTAAACTTGCCGACGTTGAACACGATATTAAACAGAGTAAAACTAAAGAGGCTGAAATCATGGGCAGTATAAAtgaactaaaaacaaaatctgCAAGAGATTTCCCTGTCAAGCGCGAATCAGTGTGTCACCGCGCAACACCGGAAGAGCGTCGCGCAATGTTCAAACACTCACCACAGGGTTCCATATCATCTCACGAGTCTTTTGACGACAGCACTGACCATCTCAAATCCTCTACGGCCTCCTTAGACACGGGTCTAAAGCGTAAAGGGTCGAAGAAGCAAGCGTCTCTCGTAGCACTGGAGGAAGAACTGAAAAAGATTTCTCCCATGGGAGGACGCAAAGTCCCGGGAAGGAAGAGAATTTCTTTTTCGTCGGAAGGCTCTGTCGATGATGCGTCTCCGCCAAGTGCGAGGCGGGGTCTTGATAAGAGAGACTCGAGTTCGTCTGATGGATCGCTTCAAGGGTACGAGAGATTTAACTCATTTTCGTCCGAGGCGGCTGAAGGCAGGAGGAGAAAGCTGACGTCGCCGTCGCCAAAGAAAACCGAAGTGTTTAATGTTGCTGTTGATATCCCGTGTCGGAGGACATCGTCAAGCAGTCTTGCGGATGGGTCTTCGTATAAGGGATCGGACCACCGGCCAAGCCTTATCACCGCCTTATCTCAAATCAAG GACTTTGAAGACTTTCTTGCAAGCACAAAACAGTGA
- the LOC5504265 gene encoding uncharacterized protein LOC5504265 isoform X3: MNVEHFFNTLTPQQRLKVVNLALPGIERFLKDVLSDEQLSDNGENLRLHYVSLLENSETGNDPQENEEFLDIKVSDESLETPQFQVTRFDFDSNSEVEKNKESSKRSLREKAAKRPRPRRKGTDSTEESGVYLSTQTSQSEDVLALQVDTRDNSSRDTYVTDSESEFIEWENDINIGEDGYSTGDNIENYLENIHLQLNENGELYMGVLYVREQPGWHKRWMTITDRCLKCFKYRTDEKMLFEIPLQNAKIIPTDRKRSRMFPITLSIPRLKDAITVATTEEQSRQEWIYVINHVIRNLNDGDLSLECLEAQRKISFSTLVRSSGDHSETTSKQNKSSDVKLCDDMNAVRLDAPSDVHKRRTWHGVNEMGETYPPLRVRVTGDESPEMDSSLSPGLAEEESFKELQECLPDILQRPNTSSANRRQSAGTKSKSLSFNNELDLRMRSTSDLSAHPRIKRHGSLANSLSSKAAKVKSKISSSFFKKGKKDDRAQREAGGSTTTFSGYLSRKKGHSWKNRWCVVKDHSLQCYKDFGVGLAELELTLAGCKVTMVPEGEGERPFVFILTADKEDLQFAAENDAELEEWIMVLDSEAKWIEEQTQAALQQEDDSHLTRLSSQDTPEETRKNEGTETHPKRSGESSPRKDSKHHGLPKRNSMLGALAHKFGKGKTKHSSDAKALHDAHHGVEDGVVAVARAQGDAAEDEEDMLSEGPIMEGTLYRQVEQNWLSCSVRLSRHALYMRDESATVFKCSLANCIVLDCSDTEPLMMVVRRSAGEPVYLKANTETDFMEWKETISAAVLTPPSTTKRPLTEENSFDEDPQSKVSWRAQIGGDSFDSVFSREADRSSNAASLPSTPVSPIVMDSCPSPRPSTAGDVESVESEDDFKPKATFPIHRSRSAGGIDRLRPQSAIHSGRDRRRGSPLRRTISNALAALDLSPKKRRSKTFAGLGIAASLLFGIKHTSCLHFRNSTGMWKKRWGVLQQGKLHFFDNVDDVSPTLTIPLKECKVARVQLIGKPFAFELKIPSENMECCLATDNDLDVTKWIELLQLESCGYDSTEQSGLDLLNGIVPQLKQQSYRNESKPDVALSSKLADTKNNNNVRSASLLELRRIREAMSPDQGNLTKRTGHESSPNLNQQKATSLEEVLNLLQEQQMLQSLGQTRYVKVKKARTNWKKSAAAILKEQGSHPNSDTSDRKKESSVEEERLSEAGSDSHAKKRATSIVSLSSDISEERFTGKDALDRYERLAEEEKVKALKAETLLRKRRNSLNLEKEVLEKKIEKINEKKGTVKKLLGKEQVVADKDEIIRTQKRLKEVTVKLADVEHDIKQSKTKEAEIMGSINELKTKSARDFPVKRESVCHRATPEERRAMFKHSPQGSISSHESFDDSTDHLKSSTASLDTGLKRKGSKKQASLVALEEELKKISPMGGRKVPGRKRISFSSEGSVDDASPPSARRGLDKRDSSSSDGSLQGYERFNSFSSEAAEGRRRKLTSPSPKKTEVFNVAVDIPCRRTSSSSLADGSSYKGSDHRPSLITALSQIKDFEDFLASTKQ; this comes from the exons GCCGCGAAGAGGCCCAGACCTCGGCGCAAAGGTACAGACAGTACCGAGGAAAGTGGCGTATATCTCAGCACTCAAACCTCCCAATCAGAGGACGTCTTAGCACTTCAGGTCGACACTCGAGATAACTCATCACGCGACACTTATGTTACAGACTCCGAGAGCGAGTTCATCGAATGGGAGAACGACATAAACATCGGCGAAGACGGTTATAGTACGGGGGATAATATCGAGAACTACTTGGAGAACATTCACTTGCAACTGAATGAGAATGGGGAGCTTTACATGGGTGTGTTGTATGTTAGAGAGCAACCAGGCTGGCACAAGCGCTGGATGACTATCACCGATCGTTGCCTTAAGTGCTTCAAATACAGAACTGACGAGAAGATGTTATTCGAGATACCGCTACAAAACGCTAAGATAATCCCTACAGACCGCAAGCGCAGTAGAATGTTTCCCATAACACTCTCGATACCGAGACTTAAGGACGCCATAACGGTTGCCACTACGGAGGAGCAATCGCGTCAGGAATGGATTTATGTTATAAACCACGTTATTAGAAACCTCAATGATGGAGATCTCTCCTTAGAGTGCCTGGAAGCACAGCGAAAAATCTCCTTCAGTACGTTAGTACGGTCTAGCGGTGATCATTCGGAAACTACATCGAAGCAAAATAAATCTTCGGACGTTAAATTATGTGACGATATGAATGCCGTCCGGTTGGACGCACCGTCCGACGTGCACAAGCGCCGGACGTGGCATGGGGTAAATGAGATGGGCGAGACTTATCCACCGCTAAGGGTGAGAGTGACAGGTGACGAGTCACCGGAAATGGACTCTTCGTTGTCGCCAGGCTTGGCGGAAGAGGAATCGTTTAAGGAACTGCAAGAG TGTCTCCCGGACATTCTTCAGCGGCCAAACACCTCATCCGCAAACAGACGACAAAGCGCGGGAACTAAGAGCAAAAGCCTTTCGTTCAATAATGAGCTTGATCTCCGAATGCGATCGACCTCGGACCTGTCCGCTCATCCGCGCATCAAAAGACATGGCTCCCTGGCGAACTCGCTCTCCTCCAAGGCTGCCAAGGTTAAGTCCAAGATTTCGAGCTCTTTCTTCAAGAAGG GCAAAAAAGACGACAGAGCGCAGCGTGAGGCCGGTGGCAGCACCACCACATTTTCTGGGTACCTGTCCAGGAAAAAAGGGCATTCCTGGAAAAACagatggtgtgtagtgaaggATCACAGTTTGCAGTGCTACAAGGATTTTGGTGTCGGCCTGGCAGAACTCGAGCTGACGTTAGCAGGGTGCAAGGTGACAATGGTccctgagggggagggggagaggccATTTGTGTTTATACTCACTGCCGATAAAGAGGATCTGCAGTTTGCCGCTGAAAATGACGCCGAGCTTGAGGAGTGGATTATGGTGCTCGATAGCGAGGCTAAGTGGATCGAGGAGCAGACGCAAG CAGCTCTTCAGCAAGAAGACGACTCTCATCTTACTAGACTCTCTTCTCAAGACACTCCGGAAGAAACTCGCAAAAACGAGGGCACAGAGACACACCCCAAGCGATCTGGCGAGTCCTCTCCTCGAAAAGACTCCAAACACCACGGTCTCCCCAAGCGCAATTCCATGCTTGGCGCACTTGCGCACAAGTTCGGTAAAGGGAAGACTAAACATTCGTCCGATGCCAAGGCATTACATGATGCACATCACGGTGTTGAAGACGGAGTTGTGGCCGTGGCCAGGGCTCAAGGCGATG CTGCAGAAGACGAGGAAGACATGTTGAGCGAAGGGCCAATAATGGAGGGTACCCTCTATCGTCAAGTGGAACAAAATTGGCTTTCTTGCTCG GTACGGCTCAGTCGTCACGCGCTGTACATGAGAGATGAATCAGCAACAGTGTTCAAGTGTAGCCTCGCCAACTGCATTGTACTGGACTGTTCTGACACCGAACCCTTAATGATGGTTGTTAGGAGAAGTGCTGGTGAACCCGTCTATCTCAAAGCCAACACGGAGACAG ATTTCATGGAATGGAAAGAAACAATATCAGCAGCAGTTCTGACGCCGCCATCAACGACCAAGCGCCCGCTGACTGAAGAAAACTCCTTCGATGAAGATCCTCAATCAAAGGTTTCTTGGCGCGCCCAGATAGGTGGCGACTCTTTTGACAGTGTGTTCAGTAGAGAAGCGGACAGGTCGAGTAACGCCGCGAGTCTGCCATCGACCCCAGTGTCGCCGATAGTCATGGACTCCTGCCCTTCGCCACGG CCGTCGACCGCAGGTGATGTTGAAAGCGTAGAGAGCGAAGATGATTTCAAGCCGAAGGCTACATTCCCAATTCACCGATCACGGTCCGCTGGTGGCATTGACAGGCTTCGCCCCCAATCCGCGATTCACTCG GGCCGAGATCGCAGGAGAGGCAGTCCACTACGCCGCACGATCTCCAACGCGCTGGCGGCGCTTGACCTCTCACCCAAGAAGCGCCGCAGTAAGACTTTCGCAGGTCTCGGAATTGCCGCCTCACTTTTATTCGGGATCAAGCACACTTCATGTCTGCACTTCCGTAACAGCACGGGCATGTGGAAGAAGCGCTGGGGAGTACTACAACAAGGGAAATTGCACTTCTTTGACAATGTGGACGACGTGTCACCGACTCTTACCATCCCGCTGAAAGAGTGTAAGGTTGCGCGCGTGCAGTTGATAGGGAAGCCGTTCGCGTTTGAGTTAAAGATCCCTTCGGAGAATATGGAATGCTGCTTAGCCACCGACAACGACCTAGACGTGACTAAGTGGATAGAGCTGCTGCAACTGGAGTCTTGCGG ATATGACTCCACGGAGCAGAGCGGGCTTGATCTTCTTAACGGCATTGTACCTCAACTCAAACAACAAAGCTACCGCAATGAGTCTAAACCAGACGTTGCACTTAGTAGCAAGCTGGCCGACActaagaacaacaacaacgtgAGGTCGGCATCCCTTCTAGAGCTGCGTAGAATCCGAGAAGCGATGTCCCCCGACCAGGGCAATTTGACGAAGCGAACCGGTCACGAAAGCTCTCCTAATCTAAATCAACAAAAAGCAACCTCCTTAGAGGAAGTATTGAACTTGTTACAGGAGCAGCAAATGCTTCAGAGCCTTGGGCAGACGCGCTACGTTAAGGTAAAGAAAGCGAGAACAAACTGGAAAAAGTCTGCTGCGGCCATTCTCAAGGAACAAGGGTCTCATCCGAATTCAGATACCTCTGATAGGAAAAAAGAGTCTAGTGTCGAGGAGGAGAGGCTGAGTGAAGCGGGAAGTGATTCACATGCGAAGAAGAGAGCAACCTCGATAGTGTCTTTATCGTCTGATATCTCTGAGGAAAGGTTTACTGGTAAAGATGCACTGGACAGATACGAGAGATTAGCAGAAGAAGAAAAGGTGAAAGCTCTCAAGGCGGAAACTCTCTTGCGTAAACGACGTAATTCATTAAACTTAGAAAAAGAAGTTCTCGAAAAAAAGATCGAAAAGATCAACGAGAAGAAAGGCACCGTAAAGAAGTTACTTGGCAAAGAGCAAGTCGTCGCCGACAAAGATGAAATTATTCGCACGCAAAAGAGACTTAAAGAGGTGACAGTTAAACTTGCCGACGTTGAACACGATATTAAACAGAGTAAAACTAAAGAGGCTGAAATCATGGGCAGTATAAAtgaactaaaaacaaaatctgCAAGAGATTTCCCTGTCAAGCGCGAATCAGTGTGTCACCGCGCAACACCGGAAGAGCGTCGCGCAATGTTCAAACACTCACCACAGGGTTCCATATCATCTCACGAGTCTTTTGACGACAGCACTGACCATCTCAAATCCTCTACGGCCTCCTTAGACACGGGTCTAAAGCGTAAAGGGTCGAAGAAGCAAGCGTCTCTCGTAGCACTGGAGGAAGAACTGAAAAAGATTTCTCCCATGGGAGGACGCAAAGTCCCGGGAAGGAAGAGAATTTCTTTTTCGTCGGAAGGCTCTGTCGATGATGCGTCTCCGCCAAGTGCGAGGCGGGGTCTTGATAAGAGAGACTCGAGTTCGTCTGATGGATCGCTTCAAGGGTACGAGAGATTTAACTCATTTTCGTCCGAGGCGGCTGAAGGCAGGAGGAGAAAGCTGACGTCGCCGTCGCCAAAGAAAACCGAAGTGTTTAATGTTGCTGTTGATATCCCGTGTCGGAGGACATCGTCAAGCAGTCTTGCGGATGGGTCTTCGTATAAGGGATCGGACCACCGGCCAAGCCTTATCACCGCCTTATCTCAAATCAAG GACTTTGAAGACTTTCTTGCAAGCACAAAACAGTGA